The following are encoded together in the Humulus lupulus chromosome 5, drHumLupu1.1, whole genome shotgun sequence genome:
- the LOC133777786 gene encoding pentatricopeptide repeat-containing protein At2g36980, mitochondrial, translating into MQLEVIRVTSKIVAYAKSGQITHARKLFDGMSHRDSVAWNAMLASYSQLGLHQEALSLFWSMRIMDTRPDHFTFTSTLSACAGACELRHGTKVHALILVLGYQSYVPINNAMIDMYGKCLSPSSATRVFDEMNLRNDTSWCSLLFARTKSFQFDIAYKVFLAMPRRVEIAWNIMIAGYARNGEIERCLALLKDMLENSCWPDQWTFSSLMSACTESSECLYGFMVHTFIIKSGWSSAVETRNSLLSFYAELGCRGDAMKVFDSPGNLSQVSWNAIIDANMKLGDTEDAFLAFHKAPEKNIVSWTSMISGYARNGHGEQAVSFFVEMMRNGFKSDDYAIGAVLHACSTFAVLGHGKMIHGCIFRNGFHGYVYAGNGLVNMYAKCGDLEGSNRAFGEIPDKDLVSWNAMLFAFGLHGKPNQALKLYKKMVATGVKPDKVTFIGLLMTCSHSGLIEESREFYETMKSVYELSPEMDHVACMVDMLARGGYISEAKELATKYLGTVSSELSSFEALLGACSAHQDFRLGTYLGKALKDLDPHKEISYVMLSNLYCASGQWNEAEIVRQAMLDKGVKKMPGCSWIELRNKVTTFVAGDHYAPHKVELHKILNSLEFEMKNPCLVSFEN; encoded by the coding sequence ATGCAGTTGGAAGTAATTCGGGTTACATCTAAGATAGTGGCCTATGCGAAGTCGGGTCAAATCACTCATGCTCGCAAGCTGTTTGATGGAATGTCACATAGAGACTCCGTCGCTTGGAATGCAATGCTTGCTAGCTATTCTCAACTGGGTCTTCATCAAGAAGCTCTTTCTCTTTTCTGGAGCATGAGAATTATGGACACCAGGCCTGATCACTTCACCTTCACTTCGACTTTGAGTGCTTGTGCTGGTGCTTGTGAACTGCGGCACGGGACTAAAGTTCATGCTTTAATACTTGTTTTGGGTTACCAATCTTATGTGCCTATCAATAATGCGATGATTGATATGTATGGCAAGTGTCTGAGTCCTTCTAGTGCTACCAGAGTATTTGATGAAATGAATCTCAGAAATGATACATCTTGGTGTTCACTCTTGTTTGCGCGTACGAAGTCTTTTCAGTTTGACATCGCATATAAAGTGTTCTTAGCTATGCCGAGGAGAGTGGAGATAGCTTGGAACATAATGATAGCAGGTTATGCACGAAATGGGGAAATTGAACGTTGTTTGGCATTGTTGAAAGATATGTTGGAGAATTCATGTTGGCCGGATCAATGGACTTTTAGCTCTCTTATGAGTGCTTGTACTGAATCATCAGAATGTTTGTATGGATTCATGGTACATACCTTTATCATTAAAAGCGGTTGGAGTTCAGCAGTGGAGACAAGGAACTCacttttgagtttttatgctgAGCTAGGCTGTCGAGGTGATGCTATGAAGGTTTTCGATTCCCCTGGAAATCTAAGTCAAGTGTCATGGAATGCCATAATTGATGCAAATATGAAATTGGGTGACACTGAAGATGCATTTCTTGCATTTCATAAAGCTCCTGAGAAGAATATTGTTTCATGGACATCTATGATCTCAGGGTATGCGAGAAACGGGCATGGTGAACAGGCTGTTAGCTTCTTTGTTGAGATGATGAGGAATGGTTTCAAGTCAGATGATTATGCAATTGGAGCTGTGCTTCATGCTTGCTCGACCTTTGCAGTGCTAGGACATGGTAAAAtgattcatggatgcatatttcgTAATGGTTTCCATGGTTATGTTTATGCTGGCAATGGCTTAGTAAACATGTATGCTAAATGTGGGGATCTAGAAGGATCAAATCGAGCATTTGGCGAGATTCCAGATAAAGATCTGGTCTCTTGGAATGCCATGTTGTTTGCATTTGGTTTACATGGAAAACCTAACCAAGCTCtaaagttatataaaaaaatggtTGCAACTGGAGTAAAACCAGATAAAGTGACCTTCATTGGCTTATTAATGACTTGCAGCCATTCAGGGCTTATAGAGGAAAGTCGTGAGTTTTATGAAACTATGAAATCAGTTTATGAACTTTCCCCTGAAATGGATCATGTGGCATGCATGGTAGACATGCTTGCCAGAGGTGGTTATATATCAGAAGCAAAAGAATTGGCCACCAAGTATCTAGGAACAGTTTCTTCGGAGTTAAGCTCGTTTGAGGCTCTTCTTGGGGCGTGCTCTGCACATCAAGACTTTAGGTTAGGGACATACTTGGGAAAAGCTTTGAAGGACTTAGATCCGCATAAAGAAATAAGCTATGTGATGTTGTCAAATTTATATTGTGCTAGTGGGCAGTGGAATGAAGCTGAAATAGTTAGGCAGGCAATGCTAGACAAAGGAGTAAAGAAAATGCCTGGTTGTAGCTGGATTGAACTAAGAAATAAGGTAACAACTTTTGTTGCTGGTGACCATTATGCTCCACATAAGGTAGAGTTGCATAAGATTCTAAATTCCCTAGAATTTGAAATGAAGAATCCGTGTTTAGTTAGTTTCGAAAATTGA